The Arcanobacterium wilhelmae region TCGGGCCCGCTGGCGGCGTGTGCGCGTCGCTTGCGAAGTTGCAAGCGTGCACGTTCCGCGGCCTGCGCCCGGTAGAATAGGCACGAAGAAAGGAGCCGCCTGATGTGGATACCCGAGTTTTTGTACTCGTTGTATGAGCGCATGCTCGAGGCTGAGATTGATTCCGCTGCCGTGCCGGCGCATGTGGGCATCATTCTGGATGGGAATCGGCGTTGGGCGAAGGCGCTGGGTACGTCGGCGGCGAACGGGCACCGCAAGGGCGCGGACCATGTCAGTGAGGTGCTCGGCTGGTGTGAGGCGGCCGGGATCAAGATTGTCACGTTGTGGATGCTGTCCACGGATAATCTGTCGCGTGCGGCGGCGGAGCTCAATGATCTGATCGGGATTATTGGTGACGCGGTGGATACGCTCGCCGATTCGGGGCGTTGGAATGTGCGCGTTTTGGGGGATTTGAGCTTGTTGCCCGAGCAGGCGGCGCAGCGTCTTGAGGCGGCGGCGGCGCGTTCGGTGAAGGCGCCTGAGGCGATGATGGTGAATGTTGCGATTGGCTATGGCGGTCGCCAGGAGGTGACGCAGGCGGTGCGCGAGTATCTGCTTGAGCGTGCGGCCGCCGGCGAGACGCTCGAGGACGTGGCGAATTCGCTGTCGATCAACGAGATTTCGGACCACATGTATACGGCGGGTCAGCCAGATCCGGATCTGATTATTCGTACGTCGGGCGAGCAGCGGATGAGTGGCTTCATGCTGTGGCAGACGGTTCACACGGAACTGTATTTTTGCGAGACGTACTGGCCTGATTTCCGCCGGGTCGATTTCTTGCGCGCGATCCGCGATTTTTCGACGCGGGATCGTCGCATGGGCAAGTAGCGCTTGCGGTTTCAGCGGTGTTTGCGCCGGGCCGATTCCCAACGGCGGTGCGCAAGGAGCGTACGAGACCGGCGCGGTTTCGGTGCGGGTTGGCGCCGATACTAGCGTGCGTAGAGTTCGGATTCGGCTTGCAGTTCGGCGCGGGTTGGCGGGTTTGCGCCGGCGCGCGTGATGGCGATGCCGGCTGCGGCAGCCGCGTAGGCACCGAGCGAACGAAGCACGGGCGCGGAGAGATCAGCGATGTGTGCGGTTTCTTCGCCGCCGAGTACGGAGAAACGGCCGAGGCCGTCGATGAGGGCTGCCGTCATGGCGTCGCCTGCTCCAACCGTATCCACAACCTCAACCATCGCCGCGGGTAGTGCGACTGATTCGTGGGAGGTTGCGAGGAGTACGCCTTCTGGGCCGCGCGTGATCACGGCGAGTTTGGCGCCTCGGTTGAGGAAGTATTTCGCGGCTTCTGCCGGCGAGATTTCGCCAAGGAGCGCCGCGATATCTTCATCCGATGCTTTCACGACGTCGATGTAGGGCATCATTTCGTCGATTTGGGCGAGCACGGTGTGCGCGCTTCCCATGACGTTGAGACGAATGTTCGGATCGTAGGTGACGGTTGATCGGCCAGCGTACAGCTTGAGCCATTCGAGCACGGCTTGGCGGCCGGGTTCGAGGTGGGCGCCGAGGGAGCCAACGTGGACGGCGCGGGGCGCGTGTTCTTGGATTTTTGCGCGGAGCGCGGGATCCTCGGGTGGCATCGGGAAATCTGAGACGAGTGAGAACTCGTAGGATGCGGCGCCGCGTTCATTGATGGTGGCGTGAGCTGTGGAGGTGGGGCGATTGTCCACAGATCCGTTGACGAGTTCGACTCCTGATTCTTCCAGGCGCGCACGCAGGAGCGTGCCGTCGGCGTCGTCGCCGATGCGGGTGAGGAGTTGTGTGCGCCGGCCGAGCAGTGCGAGCCCGACGGCGGTGGCGAACGGGGAGCCGCCGGGGTGGCGGGTGACTCCGGCGGGGGAGTGGATGACGTCGACGAGGGATTCGCCGATCACGAACGTGCTCATTGTGGTGTCTCCTCACCCTCGCGGGTGGAGGTGTGTGCGGCGGCGAGACGCTGGCGGGCGCCGTCGAGCCAGCGTTCGCAACGACGCGCGAGTGCTTCGCCGAGTTCCCACATGGTGAGTGCGTCTTCGAGTGGGAGGTTGCCCTGCTCGAGCCGGGAAACGATTTCGACGAGTTTTGCGCGGGCGTCTTCGAACGACAGCCCTGCTACCTTGGCGTCGAGTTCTTCAGGGGTGAGCGGAGCAGAGCTCGTTGCTGTGGTGGTGTCTGCCATGTTCTCTCCTATCCTGAATGCGTTATTTATGAGGGTGGGTGCTGGATGTGAGATCCAATGAGCCCTCCGCCAACGTTGCCGTGAGGCTCTCCCCAGGAGTGACATCCCGAGGGGAGCGGACAATATGGCCCTCATGTGTCCTTAACACAGCGTATCCGCGGTTGAGCGTGGAAAGTGGGGACAAAGTCCGTAGTTGGCGAGTTATCGCCGAAATATCGGCCCTCCGAGTTTCTACATACCCATTGATATATTGTGCAGCCCACTCCCGCAAGCCGGAAATATCTTCTTCCCTCGCATCGACCATGTGTTCCGGCGTTGCCATCACTGGGCGTGAGCGGAGGGTGGAAATCTCGTTGGTTGCGCCGTCGAGGAGACGGTCGATCGCGAGGCGGCCACGACGTAGGCCGACGGCGAGATCTTGGCGCAGTTCGCCGACGTCGGGGACGACGTTTTTTGCGGCGTCGGTTGGGGTGGAGGCGCGGAAGTCTGCCACGAGATCAAGGATTGGTGAATCGGTTTCGTGCCCGATCGCGGAAACGATGGGCGTGTGTGCGGCTGCGACGGCGCGGGCGAGAGTTTCGTCTGAGAAGGGGAGGAGATCTTCGACCGAGCCTCCGCCACGCGTAATGATGATGACGGAAACCGTTGGGTCCGCATCGAGTTCTTCGAGAGCGGGGATGATCTCGGCCACGGCGTTTGTTCCTTGGACGGCGACCTCGCGGATCTCGAACTGGGCGTCTGGCCAACGGTTGTAGGTGTTTTCGAGTACGTCGTGTTTGGCTTTTGCGTTGCGGCCGCAGATCAGGCCGATCTTCGCGGGGAGGAACGGGAGGGGCTTTTTCCGGCGCGCGTCGAAAAGGCCTTCGGCTGCGAGCTTGGCCTTGAGAGCTTCGATGCGTGCAAGGAGATCGCCAAGGCCGACCTGGCGGATCTCTTGCGCGAAGAGTGAAAGGGAACCGTTGACTTTATAGAAATCGGGTTTCGCCTGAACTACCACGTGTTGGCCCACCTCGACTGTGGGGGCGAGAGCATGGGAGAAGATCTTGACGGTGATGGAGGCTTTCTCGTAGAGGTCCGTGAGAGTGAGGAACTGGACCTTCGATCCGGGCCGGCGCACGAACTCTGTGATTTCGCCTTCCACCCACATCATCGACATGGCGGAGACGTATTCTTCGATCTTCTTGTTGAGGAGCGCGAGTGGCCACGGCCGCTCTGGCGTGGTGGCGGCCGCTGTTTGAGGCAGATCTGCAGGTACGGGATACTTCACGGTTTCTATCCTAGAGGGCTGACATTGGTGGCGGGTGAGTAGAAAGGCATGCTCAGGGTGACGAGACGGCGGTGCGAGAGGGGAGGGGGTGCAGTGGATCACGGGCTGGTTGCCGAGTATATGGGGATGATGTGTGCGCACTCTCTCGCGTGACGCCAGATTTTCCCTTAGGGTGGAGGCGTGACTGAGAATACTGTTTCGCTTGCTGGTTCCTCCGCTTTCCCTGCCGATATTCCTTCTGAGGCATCGGCAGACGGAAAGCGTATCTTGATCGCAACCCCGCGCGGGTATTGTGCGGGTGTTGATCGCGCGGTGGACACCGTGGAGAAAGCCCTCGAGCTGTACGGCGCTCCGGTGTATGTGCGCAAGGAGATTGTGCACAACAAATTCGTGGTGGAGACGCTCACCAAGCGCGGTGCGATCTTCGTTTCCGAGACTGACGAGGTGCCCGAGGGTGCCCGCGTGGTGTTCTCGGCTCATGGTGTTTCTCCCGCGGTTCACGAAGAAGCACAGCGCCGGAACCTGCTGACGATCGATGCGACCTGCCCGCTCGTAACGAAAGTGCACAAGCAGGCGGTGCGGTTCGCGAATGATGATTACGACATCCTCCTGATCGGTCACGATGGGCACGAGGAAGTGGAAGGGACGCAGGGTGAGGCTCCCTCGCATATCCAGGTGGTGAACGGGCCCGAGGATGTGGATGGGATTGAGGTTCGCGATCCGGATCGTGTGGTGTGGATTTCGCAGACTACGCTCTCGGTGGACGAGACGATGGCGACGGTTGAGCGCCTGCGCGCAAAGTTCCCGAATCTGATTGATCCGCCCTCGGATGACATTTGCTACGCCACCCAGAACCGCCAGGGTGCGGTAAAGAAGATGGCTCCCGAATCCGACGTGGTGATCGTGGTGGGTTCTGCGAATTCCTCGAATTCGGTTCGCCTGGTTGAGGTGGCGCTGGAGGCTGGTGCTGGTAGTGCACAGCGCGTAGACAAGGCAGATGAACTTCGTCAGGAGTGGTTCGAGGGTGCGACGACGATCGGCGTGACGTCGGGTGCTTCCGTTCCGGAGATCCTGGTTCGCGAGGTTGTTGACTGGCTCAAGGCTCGCGGTTTTACGGCTGTGGAGCCGGTCTCGACAGTGACTGAGGACGTGCATTTCTCCCTCCCGAAGAATCTCCGTGGTGATCTGAAGGCCACCGGTGTGGAAGTGGATCGACCGCACAAGGTACGCGACCGTAAGGCAGGCGTTTCCAACGCCCGCTCGACTCATCGAATCGGCGAGGCGAACGAGAGCTGAGGCTGTGGGGTGTCACACCCCACACCATTTCCAGCGGCAAGATTTTCTTTTTGTGTTGCCTCAGAGGTTGAGCGATCGCAGATCAGGGTGAGTGCGCTTGAGGTTTCATAACTCAGGGGCTGTGGCTTCGCGGATCTGAGCCGCCTCGCTACTGATTTGCGGTGGTGCTTGTAACGCTTTGGCCTTTTCGCCCAGGGAATCGAACTTCCGGTAGGACACCAGGACGCGACTCTCAAGCGAGGCCATCGCCGAGTTGTATGCCTTCACTGATCCTTGGAGTGATTTGCCGAGCTTGGCAAGGTGATCCACGAACACGCTCAGGCGATCGACGAGTTCACGCCCGACGGCCACAATTTCGGCTGCTTCCGCTGAGGCAGATTCGCTGCGCCATACCGCTGCCACAGAACGCAATAGAGCCAGGAGCGATGCGGGGGAGGTAGGGATGACTCCTTGGCCGAGCGCGTATTCGAGCAATCCTGGATCCGAATCGAGTGCCTGTGAGAGCAGCGCCTCGGACGGCAAGAACATCACGGTGAGCTGCGGTGAATTTGCAAAATCGCCCGGATAATTGCGCTTGACCAGCGTGTTCACATGGCTTCGCACAGCCTTCGCGTGATCAGTGAGGTGCCCGGCACGCTCCTTCGCGCGCTCGAGATCCGACGGTGAGATCTCCATCGCCTCCAGGTATGCGCCCATCGGCACCTTCGAATCGATGGGGATCTGGCCACCGCCAGGCAGATGAATCAGCATATCTGGGCGGCCCTTACTCGGCGCTCCGGACACGGCGTTTCCCGCGCCTGAAGCCGATCCGGAATCGACAAATCCTGCCGAGGCCTTTTGCTCGTCGAAATCCATATGAGCGAGCATCCCCGCAGCTTCCACCACGCGCCGCAACTGCACCTCGCCCCAGGCGCCACGTGCCGAGGAGTTGCGCATCGCTGATGCGAGTGACTGTGTAGTGGATGCCAGCTGGACCGTTGTTTTCGCATCGTTCGCCAGTTGCTGGCCAATGCGTGCAAACTGCTCCGCATTCTTCGCATCGAGCGAGCGCACATACCGATCCACCTGCCCCAATTGATGCGCAATCGGAGACAGGGCGGCCAACAAGGCAGATTCCTCCTGCGATTTCTCCGCCAGACGCTCAAAATCATCTTCGAGCCGTGCCTGCTGCCCCTGCGCCACCAATAATTGTTCGCGCGATGCCTGGGCGGCGGCGCGGGCGGAATCCGCCTCCGCCCGCGCCGCATCCACCCCCGCGCGGCCCCGACTTGCGGCAAAAGCCCAGCCCACAGCCGCGCCGCACGCCAACGCCAGCGCGATGATCACCATCAAAAATCCCACTGAAATGTTCATACCCCCAACACTATCGAGGGGGTATGACAAAAAACGGCGATCACTTTCGCGCGCCGCGCCCCGGCGTCGTGAAAGAAACCGGGTAGCGGTGATTGAGCAGGAGGAAGCGCCACTTCAGGGCGTAAGGGGGAGGCTCCGCGCCGCAGGCGTGGAGGGGAACTCCCAGGAGCCCAGAAGTGGCGCTTCCGTATGCGTACGCCATCCACACCCAGGCGTCGGACACATCTGGGGCGTGGGCTGGGAACTGTGCCACCACGCCACTACAATGGAGCCGTGGCTTTAACTATCGGAATTGCAGGACTCCCCAACGTGGGAAAGTCCACCTTGTTCAATGCGCTTACGCGCGCAAACGTGCTCGCCGCGAACTACCCGTTCGCAACGATCGAGCCCAACGTCGGCGTGGTGCCGCTTCCTGATCCGCGCCTGAATAAGCTCGCGGAGATCTTCGGCTCGCAGAAGGTTCTGCCGGCAACGGTCTCCTTCGTGGATATCGCGGGCATCGTGCGCGGTGCGTCGGAAGGCGAAGGTCTCGGCAACCAGTTCCTCGCGAACATCCGCGAGGCGGATGCGATTTGCCAGGTCACGCGCGCGTTTGCTGACCCGGATGTCACTCACGTGGACGGCAAGGTGGACCCGGCGTCGGATATCGAAACCATCACCACCGAGCTGGTGCTGGCCGATATCCAGACCCTTGAAAAGCAGCTCCCGCGCCTGCAGAAGGAGCTCACGGGCAAGAAGATTCCGAAGGAATACGTCACTACCGCGCAGGAGGCGCTCGCGATCCTCGAGGAGGGCAAAACCCTCTTCGCGGCCGGAAAGCACCTCGATCAGGACATCCTGAAGACTTTCCAGTTGATGACGTCCAAACCTTTCATCTACGTCTTCAACACCGACGACGACGGCCTGGCCGACACCGACATGCAGGCCAAGCTGCGCGAACTTGTTGCGCCCGCGCAGGCGATCTTCCTCGACGCCAAGTTTGAATCCGAGCTCATCGAGCTGGATGAAGACGAAGCTCGTGAAATGCTCGAATCCACTGGTCAGACGGAATCGGGCCTCGATCAGCTGGCGCGTGTGGGCTTCGATACCCTCGGCTTGCAGACGTATCTGACGGCCGGCCCGAAGGAAGCCCGTGCGTGGACCATCCACAAGGGCGATACGGCGCCGCAGGCAGCTGGCGTGATCCACACCGATTTTGAGCGCGGCTTCATCAAGGCCCAGATCGTTTCCTTCGATGATCTCGTCCAGTACGGCTCGATGGCCGAAGCAAAGGCCCACGGCCACCTGCGCATAGAGGGCAAGGACTACGTGATGCAAGACGGCGACGTCGTCGAGTTCATGTTTAACGTCTAAAACACAACTTTTCAGTAGGGTCGCCCCACCGGGGCGGCCCTACTTTTTGGCCTTTAAGCCCCGATAGCTTGGAGCCGTGTTTCGACGAAGTCAGCTGATGTCTGTGGCAGATCTATCGCCGATGTCGAGGCTCGTGGCAGGAGCATCGCAGGGGTATTGCAGTTGTCACTGCTCTCGGGGATGATGGGGGATATGCATCATTTTTCGTTCGCGTGGGTGGGAATTAAATCGTGGAGTGCCCGAGCATGGCTTGTTGCGGCCGCGGGCGCGCTCGGAACGGCTTTGTTGATCGGTTTCGCTACGGTTCTGATTCCAAATTCTGTGTTCGGCCGCGATATTGCGCCGGTTGCGTGGAACTATCCGGTCTGGATCGCGACGGCGGTGCTCACCGGACTCTTGCTCGGCACATACGTTGGCACGCCAGCTGGCGACGTCGGTGCGCAGCCGTCGACAGACCGCGGCTCGCTCGGCCTGCTCGGTACCGCGTTGGGTTGGTTTGCGGTGGGTTGCCCGGTGTGTAACAAAATTGCATTGCTAGCGCTGGGCTATTCCGGTGCGATCAGCTATTTCGCGCCGCTCCAGCCGCTTCTCGCTGTAGCTGCCCTGGGGTTGCTTGTGTATGCGCTGATTCGCAGGCTTTCCGGGCAGGTTGCGTGTACGGTGGCAATTCCGAGCGTACGGGAATAATTTGCGCACGATTCTCATTAAGGCTTGTGAGTTGCGGGCCACGCGCTCGCGCTCGCTGCGGCTTCGGACGTGAGCGTCACCGGCGTTCCTGCAGGGCTTGTCGACGCCGAACTCCCCAGCGACTTTGATTTGGTGGTCGCCATGTACCCGGCTTTGCGCCGCACCGACGACGGGGCTGCACAGGCGCGCCTGCTCGACGTCGTCGCGCCCGGCGGGCACCTGGTTTTCGTCCACCACGCCGACGTCGCGCCAGGACACGGCTGGAACCCGGAGGACTACGTCGGTCCCGACGCCGTTCTCGCCCTCGCGCTCGAGCGCGGCGGTTGGGACGTCGTCACCAACGAGCGCCGCCCCCGGAATGTGAGCGGCGGCGCCGGTGCGCATCACCGTGACGATCGGATCATCCACCTGCGCCGCGCATAGTGGGAATATTCCCGCGCTTCTTGCACGCGATCCGTACCCGCCGCGGGTGAAAGCGCTGAAAGGCCGGCCAGGATTGCGGGTACGCGTTGGTGATGATCGGATCATCTATGCGGTGGAAGATCGTCGCCTCGTTGTTGCGGTGGTAAAGATCGGCAACCGGCGGGACGTGTACCGCTAGGTGGGACGGGGCTTCCTGGCGAGAGCTTTAAATGCTATCGTTGATGATAGCAATGAGGGGAGGCGTGATGGCGTCAATTCTTGTGCGTGGCCTTGATGATGCGGTGAAATCTGGCATTGCACATCGTGCGAAAGAAAACGGTCGATCAATGGAGGCCGAGGTCCGCGAAATTCTGACACAAGCTGTTCGGCGGCCGAACATCGGCGTGGCCATCCTCGATGCGTTTAGCGGTGGACCCGAAGGGGATGAGTTCGTGGTCCCTGCGCGTAATGATCAAGCGCGGGTGGCGATCTTCGAGTGATTGTTCTCGACACAAACGTTATTTCGGAGCTTATGCGAGGAAACCCGAACGAATCGGTTGTCTCGTGGGTGCGTTCCGTGCGTGATGACTTCGCGATCACATCGATTACGTTGGCAGAAATCAATGCGGGTTTGGCGTTGATGCCTCAGGGGAAGCGCCAGCGCTATCTTGCAACAACTTTCGCCACCGTCGTCGAGCCTTACCTTGGCACGCGTGCAATTCTTCCTTTCGGTGAAGCCGAAGCAGCTATCTATGCGCAAGTTGTCAAGGCTCGCTCGCGCGCGGGGAGGCCGATCTCGACGGCCGACGCGCAGATAGCTGCGATTTGCCTAGCAAATGACGACGTGTGTGCAACCCGGAATGTGAAAGATTTCCAGGGGACCGGGGTGAAACTCGTTAACCCTTGGGAGATGTAACCGACGACGTCGGTGTGTTAGGGAAATCGCGAGCGAGGGTAGGTGTTTCTGGCTACCCATTGCTAGCATGATTTTCGCTCATGGAATTCGGGTTCGTTGCGGGACTGAGTTGCTGCCGTAATGCGTTAATTTCTGCTCGAAGTGCCGTAATCTCATCCTCGAGAGTTGCTTCACGAGCGTCGGAATTAGTTTCAATCGTTTCTACGATCCATGACGCTATCGAGGCGGTGACAACGCCGATCAATGCGACGCCGGCAACCATCATGCAGACCGCAATTGCGCGACCAGTCCACGAAATTGGGTAAAGGTCACCGTAGCCGACTGTTGTGATTGTGCAAACCGCCCACCACAGAGCATCGGGAAAATCATGGATAAGAGTATTTGGCTCTCCCCGTTCGGCGTCGAGAACCGCGAGAGATCCCACGAGCACGAGAAGGAAAACGCTTGCACTTGAGTAGAGCGCAAGTTTCCCTCGAAAAGTGGCGCTGGCACTCTTACCTAGGATCTTGACCAGATTGATCAATTGAAGCAATCGTAACGGCCGCAAGAGAGGTAACGCCACAATAGCCAGGTCGACAAGATGGTGTATGAACCAGTGGAGCTTTCGTTTTGAAAGCGCCAGTCGGATCACGTAATCGACCGCAAAGATTGCCCAAATTGCAGGTAGGTTCTTGGGGTCAATGCACTATCTGATTGGGGTGTGTTGGTATGGCCGGGAAGTGGCTTTGTGTGAAGCCTGTGGTGTTGGAGTGTATTCGGGGTGGGGAGAGCGCGTCGAGTCTTTCTCGCCGGTTGGGAATGTCACGGGAAACGATCCGCAGGTGGTGTCGTGAGGCGGGTCTAGTCCTCGCGACGGGCCCGCATGGGTCTCTTGCCTAGGTTCGTGAGCGTGATCGTCAACGTGCGGTCGAGTTGATTGGCCAGGGATGGACGAATACGGATATTGCGCATGAGCTTGGGTATTGCCGTGAATGGGTCCGTCAATGCAGGGTAGCGTTAGGCGACATGGAAAATGCGTTACGACGAGGCCGCCGTGGCGGGACTCGTCATCTTGCAAGTGTGGACCAGGTTGGCAGCGGCAACGTTGGGCGCGGGCGTCGTATCACGAGTAAAGAACGTGTCGCGATCGCGTTGCTGTTAGACCAAGGATACTCTGGCCGGCAGATCGCGATCCGCCTCAAACGCTCCCCGTCAACGATCACGCGTGAGATTAACCGTTCCCAACGCGTGGATGGGTCCTATGATGCGGGTGTGGCTTCACGCAAAGCATTCGAGCGTAGGGCACGTCCTAAACCATTGAAACTCCAGGCCAACACGCGTCTTCGGGAGGTTGTGGTGGGGTTGCTCAATCAACGGTATTCACCCCAGCAAGTCGCGGTACGGTTACGACACTTGTATCCAGATGATAGGGAGATGCACGTGAGTGTCGAAGCGATTTATCAAGCCTTATATGTTCAAGGGGTAGGTTCACTCGCGCAGGAACTGAAACGTGAAAAAGCGTTGCGTTCGGGACGGAAGAATCGTATTCCTCGGTCGCGTCTTGCAGGGCTTCCGGGGCGTGGGAGGAAAACATGGGTCGAAGGTGCCCAGATCTCGATGCGCCCTCCCCAGGCCAGTGATCGGGCTGTTCCTGGGCATTGGGAAGGCGATCTGGTTGTTGGTGGTGGTAAGGATGGGCATGGGACAGCGTTGATCACGCTCGTTGAGCGGCGTTCACGGTTTGTGTTGATGCACCGGCTCGGAGCGGGACGTGACTCGAAGACTGTGGTCGATGAGTTGGTCACGATGGTGAAGTCTTTACCCGGGAAGTTTGAAACGATCACGTGGGACCAGGGCTCGGAAATGGCTCAAACCCCGTCCTTCACGATCGCGACGGGAGTGAAAGTGTTTTTCGCTGACCCCCACTCTCCCTGGCAGCGGCCCTCGAACGAGCGACTCAACCGTGACATCCGCGAGTACTTCCCCAAAGGAACGAACTTCGCCACCATCACCGATGCCCAAGTCCAAGAAGCCCAAGACGAACTCAACAACCGCGCCCGCGTCGTCCTCAAAGGCGCCACCCCACATGAGACACTAGCCCAACAACTAAATGATGCATTGACCGCCTGAACCCCCCGCATTCATGCCGAACGATGCCCACGAGTGGCCGGCACCTTTCAGATCACCAATGACATCCCACCCGTACAATGTGAGGAAAATAAGGGCGAAAGCGGTGAGTGCCCATTGTGAGTGGCGTTCCCATCGGTTGGATGGCACGATATGCGTGTCGAGGCTACTTTGTGCTTGTGAAGAGCCTTGCGATTCGTTGTTCGTCATGTGAGTAATTGTAGATCTGTGCAGATTACAAAATAAGCTCAAGAAATCTCGATCAGATCATGAGATTGTTGATGAGCGAAGGGAGCCTGCGACCATTAATTTAATGTACAAATCGTGGTACGAATTGTACAATTTTTGTATGACGGTAACGAGTGTTTCTGAAATGCGAAAAAATCTTGCGTCCGCCATCGACGCGGCTCAGGAGGAGGCTGTTTTCGTTGAGCGGCACGGCGCCGCAGAGGCGGTGCTCATTAGCGCGCTTCGATATGAACAGCTGATGGACGCTCTCGAGGAGATCGAGGACATTGCTGATTTTGACGAAGCGATGGCTGAAGAGGGTGAAAACATCCCGTGGGACGTGGTGAAGGCTGAACTCGGATGGAGCTAAGCGGGCCGTACTCGATCGAGTTTCGTCCTGCGGCTCTGCGGCAGCTGAAGAAAGTTCCTCCCGAGGAGCAGGCAAAAATCCGCGGAGCAATCGCGCTTCTTGCGCGCGATCCGTACCCGCCGCGGGTGAAGGCGCTGAAAGGCCGGCCAGGATTGCGGGTATGCGTCGGCGATTATCGGATCATCTATACGGTGGAGGATCGCAGGCTCGTCGTCGTGGTAGTCAAGATCGGCAATCGGCGGGACGTGTATCGGTAGAAGCGGCTGGTGTGTTTCTCGATATTGTCGCCTCCGAGCGTGGTTGAGGGGTGACGGCTTGCTACCGTCACCCCTCAACCACTCATGTGAAAGGCTTTCTTCCATTCAGTTGGCTTCGCTCTAGCGCGGCTATTGGTGCGTGCGCAAGATTGCGGTTACTTCCGCTTGCGCAGGATCGCGATCACCACGCCCGCGGCGAGGAGAACCAGGCCAATCACGCCGACCACGGCCACCGACGCGCCCGTGAACGCCAGGTTCCCGCCGCGTTGCGGGCTCGCACTCGGTGAGTCCTGGCTCGGCACTGCCGACGACGTCGGGGCAGCCGACGTCGGGGCTGTGTTCGTTGCGCTGGTGGTCGGCGTGGGATCCTGCGTCGCCTTCTGCGTCGGCTCAGGCTTCGTCGTCGGCGAAGGTGTTGCCGTCGGCTCACCCGTCGGCGCGGGTGCCGGCTTTGCTACAACCGTGGCAGGGAACTGCAGATCCGCGTACACGAGGCGATGATCCGACGTCGGCAGCGGGTAGCTGTAGCCCACGAGCCTCTCAAGCTCCGAACCCGGAAGCGGCCAGAACACCTTCGCGTCCAACACCTTCGTGCCCGCATTCGGCAATACATAATCCACGCGCAGGTTGCCCACCGACTTGTCCGAGAAGTCAGCCGTATCGTACTTTGGATCACTCTTGTGGGTATCGTTCGCCTGGCCCTGCAGTTTCGCGGCCGCCGGGCCACCCTCCGACGTCGGCAGCGTATCGACAACCCGCGGGTTCTCCAGAAGCTGCGCGATCGCACCCGGCC contains the following coding sequences:
- a CDS encoding type II toxin-antitoxin system Phd/YefM family antitoxin, yielding MTVTSVSEMRKNLASAIDAAQEEAVFVERHGAAEAVLISALRYEQLMDALEEIEDIADFDEAMAEEGENIPWDVVKAELGWS
- a CDS encoding potassium channel family protein; protein product: MIRLALSKRKLHWFIHHLVDLAIVALPLLRPLRLLQLINLVKILGKSASATFRGKLALYSSASVFLLVLVGSLAVLDAERGEPNTLIHDFPDALWWAVCTITTVGYGDLYPISWTGRAIAVCMMVAGVALIGVVTASIASWIVETIETNSDAREATLEDEITALRAEINALRQQLSPATNPNSMSENHASNG
- a CDS encoding type II toxin-antitoxin system RelE family toxin, encoding MELSGPYSIEFRPAALRQLKKVPPEEQAKIRGAIALLARDPYPPRVKALKGRPGLRVCVGDYRIIYTVEDRRLVVVVVKIGNRRDVYR
- a CDS encoding FitA-like ribbon-helix-helix domain-containing protein is translated as MASILVRGLDDAVKSGIAHRAKENGRSMEAEVREILTQAVRRPNIGVAILDAFSGGPEGDEFVVPARNDQARVAIFE
- a CDS encoding IS30 family transposase yields the protein MENALRRGRRGGTRHLASVDQVGSGNVGRGRRITSKERVAIALLLDQGYSGRQIAIRLKRSPSTITREINRSQRVDGSYDAGVASRKAFERRARPKPLKLQANTRLREVVVGLLNQRYSPQQVAVRLRHLYPDDREMHVSVEAIYQALYVQGVGSLAQELKREKALRSGRKNRIPRSRLAGLPGRGRKTWVEGAQISMRPPQASDRAVPGHWEGDLVVGGGKDGHGTALITLVERRSRFVLMHRLGAGRDSKTVVDELVTMVKSLPGKFETITWDQGSEMAQTPSFTIATGVKVFFADPHSPWQRPSNERLNRDIREYFPKGTNFATITDAQVQEAQDELNNRARVVLKGATPHETLAQQLNDALTA
- a CDS encoding type II toxin-antitoxin system VapC family toxin, which codes for MIVLDTNVISELMRGNPNESVVSWVRSVRDDFAITSITLAEINAGLALMPQGKRQRYLATTFATVVEPYLGTRAILPFGEAEAAIYAQVVKARSRAGRPISTADAQIAAICLANDDVCATRNVKDFQGTGVKLVNPWEM
- a CDS encoding helix-turn-helix domain-containing protein; the protein is MAGKWLCVKPVVLECIRGGESASSLSRRLGMSRETIRRWCREAGLVLATGPHGSLA